In Tachysurus fulvidraco isolate hzauxx_2018 chromosome 1, HZAU_PFXX_2.0, whole genome shotgun sequence, a single window of DNA contains:
- the LOC113649673 gene encoding heat shock factor protein 5-like, translating to MSGNVDSAEGAEISAGMEVRINRRNFPINLWNLVNDPQICSISWDDRGEGILICPDSFKAEVLSKAKDKIFRTTNFISFVRQLNLYGFTKVCPDYKISLTEVSFIQHYFNPNFKRANPELLAKLKRLTPSNRAKLATGQDVSNHPSTFHPVLNSPDISAVVENDCCIPGSLDSNMPCSQQEVASSAHCGYYSDSYSHPQYTGQDPNWDSAHVQDDLLSHLLYTGQDPDPRENHMNLDTVFDAEDEVQAADFFTLLDL from the exons ATGAGTGGAAACGTCGATTCAGCAGAAGGAGCTGAGATATCAG CTGGGATGGAAGTCCGGATCAACCGAAGAAACTTTCCCATCAACTTGTGGAATTTGGTGAATGATCCTCAGATTTGTTCAATCAGCTGGGATGACAGAGGGGAAGGAATTCTAATCTGTCCAGATTCCTTCAAAGCTGAAGTGCTGTCTAAAGCCAAGGACAAGATCTTCAGAACTACTAATTTCATCAGTTTTGTTCGTCAGCTAAACCTGTATGGCTTCACAAAAGTTTGCCCAGACTATAAGATCTCATTGACAGAAGTGAGCTTCATACAGCACTATTTTAACCCCAACTTCAAACGGGCCAACCCGGAGCTTCTGGCGAAGCTAAAGAGACTCACACCTTCCAACAGGGCCAAGCTTGCCACTGGGCAAGATGTCTCCAACCACCCAAGTACTTTTCATCCAGTGCTGAATTCACCTGACATCTCTGCTGTGGTCG agaATGATTGCTGTATCCCAGGCTCTTTAGATTCCAACATGCCCTGCTCCCAACAAGAAGTTGCCTCCTCCGCTCATTGTGGCTATTATTCT GACTCATATAGCCACCCCCAGTACACTGGCCAGGATCCAAACTGGGACTCAGCTCATGTCCAGGACGACTTACTTAGCCACCTTCTGTACACTGGGCAGGATCCAGATCCCAGGGAGAATCACATGAACTTGGACACTGTATTTGATGCAGAAGATGAAGTGCAG GCTGCTGATTTCTTCACTCTGCTTGACTTGTGA
- the ciao2b gene encoding cytosolic iron-sulfur assembly component 2B, with translation MSAGNRLENENPLIYQRSRERSLTASEEDEDVTDPIDDREIFDHIRSINDPEHPLSLEELNVVEQVRVKVNDEESKVSVEFTPTIPHCSMATLIGLSIKVKLLRSLPDRFKIDVHITPGTHASEEAVNKQLADKERVAAALENAHLLEVVNQCLSPRPA, from the exons atgtcTGCAGGAAACAGACTAGAAAACGAGAACCCTTTAATTTATCAGAGGTCCAGAGAAAGATCCCTGACTGCGAGTGAAGAAGACGAAGATGTGACCGATCCCATTGATGACAGAGAAATCTTCG ATCACATTAGGTCCATCAACGATCCTGAGCACCCGCTGTCTCTCGAAGAGTTAAATGTGGTGGAACAAGTGCGTGTAAAA GTGAATGATGAGGAGAGCAAAGTCTCTGTGGAGTTCACACCAACCATCCCTCACTGTAGCATGGCTACTCTCATAGGATTGTCTATCAAAGTCAAGCTACTGCGTTCACTGCCAGACAGGTTTAAG ATTGATGTGCATATCACACCAGGAACACATGCTTCAGAAGAAGCAG TTAATAAGCAGCTAGCAGATAAGGAGAGAGTGGCTGCAGCTTTGGAGAATGCTCATCTGCTGGAAGTCGTCAACCAGTGCCTTTCCCCAAGACCTGCGTGA
- the LOC113649676 gene encoding uromodulin-like, with protein MAKIRSVLLLFFITTITSNVSGLVVVTSCDVCHKHASCAPELKESSPRADSFQPTFTCSCTEGFSGNGITCYNISACSKPGASCCPEGYRWYEHSCVDIDECSGEKNPCTSPLLCKNTPGSFSCVSLDAYAKDTMLNVEPASNQLSCGGEVCSSGQDCITVNGVLRCADPCRHYTILSDSWRSTASKSNTLHCDTGINWQGWYRMYLGNASVQMPERCIQPNTCGTNAPIWLKTPPPSPSEGIVQATVCASWVTGCCGFEFSIGVKACPGNFYVYKFVSPPLCFLAYAADANSAVCDTCKNGESCVSADKITWTCKAQGVSPELVCNRTTMMLGVPDNFSISRSLDPLSGHMADPSCTAGLKVSGTVWYEVQSQAGVCGNVLRTNDTHAIYSNILYLYPVNISTFTLPTAFPFSCVYPLDSLTSMDLELDPFLPMQELGLVGVGPGARASMFLFHSDNFTSPYPPGPVTLPVGTPLYVGMNVQEVESARFNVVMEECYITETPDANSTERYYLIQNRCSSDPRDVIVNDNGVSQSARFTALLFLYEGNYNEMFLQCRFSLCDRTTSSCSVRCQTRATRSISNHKSLTIGPINWRKGGQ; from the exons ATGGCAAAAATCCGGAGCGTACTCCTGCTGTTCTTCATAACAACTATAACATCTAATGTTTCAG GTTTGGTGGTAGTCACTTCCTGTGATGTGTGCCATAAGCATGCTTCCTGTGCACCAGAGCTGAAAGAATCTTCCCCGCGAGCTGATTCCTTCCAACCCACATTCACCTGCTCCTGCACTGAGGGTTTCTCCGGCAATGGCATCACCTGCTATAACATCTCAGCATGTAGCAAACCCGGGGCATCCTGCTGCCCTGAGGGGTACCGCTGGTATGAACATAGCTGTGTTGACATTGACGAGTGTTCTGGTGAGAAGAATCCTTGCACTTCTCCACTACTGTGTAAAAATACACCTGGGTCTTTTTCCTGTGTGTCCCTGGATGCTTATGCTAAAGACACCATGCTAAATGTTGAGCCAGCATCTAACCAGCTGAGCTGTGGGGGTGAAGTGTGCAGCTCAGGCCAGGACTGCATCACTGTAAATGGAGTGCTCCGCTGTGCAGATCCCTGCCGGCACTACACCATTCTGAGCGACTCATGGCGCTCAACTGCTTCAAAGTCAAATACATTACACTGCGATACAGGCATCAACTGGCAAGGCTGGTACAGGATGTACCTGGGTAATGCCAGTGTCCAGATGCCTGAGAGATGCATCCAACCCAATACATGTGGCACAAATGCCCCAATCTGGCTCAAGACACCTCCTCCATCACCGTCAGAAGGCATTGTGCAGGCCACTGTGTGTGCAAGCTGGGTAACAGGCTGTTGTGGCTTTGAGTTCTCCATCGGGGTAAAAGCCTGCCCTGGGAACTTCTACGTCTACAAGTTCGTCTCACCACCTCTGTGCTTCTTGGCATATGCAGCAG ATGCCAATTCAGCAGTGTGTGACACCTGTAAGAATGGAGAATCCTGTGTCAGTGCAGACAAGATCACCTGGACCTGCAAGGCTCAAG GTGTATCACCTGAGCTGGTGTGTAACAGGACAACGATGATGCTGGGGGTTCCAGACAACTTCAGCATCTCCAGATCCCTCGATCCTTTATCAGGGCATATGGCAGACCCAAGCTGCACGGCTGGGCTTAAGGTCAGCGGCACGGTGTGGTATGAGGTGCAAAGCCAGGCAGGAGTGTGTGGAAATGTGCTGAGG aCAAACGATACCCATGCAATCTACTCCAATATTTTATACCTCTACCCTGTAAATATCTCAACATTCACGCTGCCTACGGCATTCCCGTTCTCCTGCGTTTACCCCCTGGACTCTCTCACAAGTATGGATCTGGAACTGGATCCTTTTCTGCC GATGCAGGAGTTAGGTCTAGTTGGTGTTGGCCCTGGTGCCCGTGCTTCCATGTTCCTGTTCCACAGTGACAACTTCACATCTCCGTACCCCCCCGGGCCTGTAACACTACCCGTCGGTACGCCACTCTATGTGGGTATGAATGTCCAGGAGGTGGAGTCTGCTCGCTTTAATGTGGTTATGGAGGAGTGCTATATCACAGAAACTCCAGACGCCAATAGCACTGAGAGATATTATCTTATTCAAAATCG TTGTTCCAGTGACCCACGTGATGTGATAGTGAATGACAATGGCGTGTCTCAGAGTGCACGTTTTACCGCTCTGCTTTTCCTGTATGAGGGCAACTATAACGAAATGTTCCTGCAGTGTCGTTTCAGCCTGTGTGACAGAACGACAAGCTCTTGCTCCGTG AGGTGTCAGACCAGAGCCACTCGCTCCATCTCCAACCACAAGTCTCTCACCATCGGGCCGATTAACT gGAGAAAAGGAGGACAGTAA